The genomic interval CGCGCTGGGCACGAACCCGGTCTTGCCGGGAAACGGCGGCCATTGCTGGTATCCGGTCATCTCCTGCCACAAGGTGCTGGCGAGCATCTGATCGGCCGGTGTTCCGAAACCCACCGCGCCACCGACCGTGCCGGAAGCCCCGAGACCCGCCATCCCGGCGCCGCCGCCGAAGCCGCCCCCCAGGCCGGCCAGGCCCCCGCCGATCCCGGAAACACCGGGAGCTCCACCAAAACCCGGTAAGCCGCCCGCCATGCCGAACGAGCCGCCTGAGCCGGCGAACGCGGCTCCGCCGCTGCCGGCCACGCCGGAAAGGCCCCCGAGCCCGCCGAAGCCCAGAGAGCCCCTTTGGACGCCTTCGCCGCAGGCTATCGACATCCAAGCACTTGCAGTGAGTAGCGCGCACCGTGCGCGGGCCCAACCACAGCTGGCTGCATTCATCGTCTTCGACTCCTCGCGATACGGAGCCCCCGCGAATTGGCGCTAGCCCGCATGCCGTTGGCTCACGCAGGTCCTGAGCTGCGGCATTCAGGTATCCAGTCGCTTACGGCCGCCGGATGCTTTCGTTTCACAGGGTGACCACTTTGCCCCTACACTGTGGTCACTTTTCCGACGCGGACCGCTGTTGGCCCGTAGAGCTTGGGGTCCTTGGCGCGACTCGGGCTTGGCCTACGAGCGTCGAGGTTGTCGATGGGCGCAGCGTCGGGACTCAGCCGAAGTTTGCGAAGGCGGCTTGTACCTGCTTGCCGCCGTTTTCCTACGTGGGTTGCATCTGCGCGGACATCGGGTCGGGGAAGATGTCGGCAGCACCCGATTCGATTCCTTCCACGATATGCCGCGCCACGTCGGAGGGCGATGCCTCCGCAATCTCCATGCCCGCCACCATCTCGGTGTCCACGGGTCCTGGGAACCCCGCGTGAGCTACAACATGAGACCGCCGCTTGCGGCAACGCACTGGCCGGTGACCCAGGCGGCGCCGGGTCCTGCCAGCCAGGCCACCACGCTTCCGATATCCGCAGGCTGTCCAAAGCGTCCTAGCGGAGTCTGGCTCGTGATCGCGTCACGCATCTCACCGCTCATAGCGCCACGGGTCATGTCCGTTTCGGTGGCGCCCGGAGCGACTGCGTTGACTCGGATGCCCTGTGGGCCGACTTCGGCGGCGAGCAGCCGGGTGATGTGCTCCACGGCGGCCTTGGTGCCTCCATACGCCACCATCGCAGGCATGACGGCGGTTGCGATCGTGGACGAGATGTTGATGATGCTGCCTCCGGTCTTTCCTAGGGCACCAAGTGCCTCGCGGCTGAAGGCAAGCAGCCCGGCCACGTTGACGCTCAGGAGATGGCCGATTTCGTCGTCGCTGGTCTCGGCCAGGGGTTTCATGAAGCCGATGCCGGCGTTGTTCACGAGCACGTCCAGCCGGCCGTGGCGCTCGATCACGGAATCGATGACCTTCTTGGCGTCGCCCGATCTGGCGACATCGGCCCGCAGGTAGCTGATTTGCTCGGGATGCTGGGCAGCGAATTGCTTGAGCGGTTCCTCACGCCGTCCCGTCACGACTACCTTGGCTCCATCTGCGAGCAGCGCCTCGGCGCTTGCGCGCCCGATGCCGGTACCGCCACCGGTAACCACCGCTACCTTGTTTTCCAGACTCGTCATGCTCTTCTCCGTTGGTGTGTTGCTTCGTCGCCGTGGACCACTCGAAAATAGCTATCTGAGTTGGACATACAATGGGTTTGCGTCCAATTATCCTTCGTGAATCGTCCAGGATGCTGGGTGGGCAACGGGGTCACTTGAGCCCAGCGGCTCTTGGCGCAGCGTGCGACGGCCGGTGACGTTTGCGCCAGGCCGCGGGCGTGGCCCCATAAACCTTGCGGAATTGGCGAATCAGGTGTGTCTTATCTCGCCAGCCCACCCGGTTCGCAATCTCGTCCAGCGTATCGTCGGTGTGCACGAGCCGGTTGGCGGCTTCGCCGACACGGCCCGAGTTGATCCATTCGCCCACCGAATAGCCCGTGGACTTCTTCACGCTGGAGGCAACATGGGCGGGCGTCCGGTGCACGGCAGCGGCTACGTCCTTGAGCGAAATCCGATCGAGGCATCGCTGCTGCACGAACTCGAGGGCCTGAGAAACCAACGCGCCATCGGGACCCGCTATCTGGGTTGCAGTCATGGCACGGCGTATCTCTCCTAGAAGCAGCAGCAACAGGCTGCGCACGAGCTCCCGTGACTCCGGTGCGTTGCGCTCGCATTCATCCCGTAGCTCGCGAAGAAGCTGGCGCACGCGCCGCCGTCGAGACCTCGGGATCACCACGACGGGCAGCGCTCCCCGCCGCACCTTGCGGAACGGGCTCATCAGAAGCTGGCCCTCGTCGAGCTGGACACAGCTCGCACAGAATGCGACGAGCCAGTACTCCACGTTCCGACCTTCGATCGGTCGGTGGGGAGCACCTGCCGGCACGACGGTGATGGAGCCCGGCTCGGCTTTGATCTCCGTGCCGTGCTCCATGCGAAACCAGCCGTCGACCAGGTACGTGAGGCCATGTTCGGTGTGCGAGGTTTCGGCATGCGGAAGCAATCGCTCGATTCTTTCGTGCATGACGAAGACTCCAGCGCGCCCCGCGACGTGTGGTGAGCTGCCAGCCATTGCCGTGGGCACGTAGCCTACCGCACGAATGCGCTCATCCAAAGATCGGCCGATCCATTCCCAATCAGGGCTCTACTCGCGAGGCACGGTAGCCGCTAGCCTGAACGCCATGGAACACCATCATGCTCATGAATTCGAATGGAACGATATCTACGCGGGCGATGGCAGCGACTACCAAGAGCCGGACCCGCAAATCGTCGAAGCCGTTGCTGCTCTTGCGCCGGGACGTGCTCTGGATGTGGGTTGTGGCGCCGGGGGGTTGGTTGTTGCGCTGCTGCGGCGAGGCTGGCAGGTGACGGGCATCGATATCGCACCCAAAGCCATTGCGGCGACCCAAGCCGCACTCGACGCCCGCCAGCTGCAAGCGGAGCTGCACGTCGCCGATGCCGCCGTCTGGCAGCCACCGGACCGGTACGACCTGATCACCAACAGTTTCGCCCTGCCGGACGAGAAAGCCGATCAGCTCGAGCTCTACCGAACGATCCAGGCCGCCCTGGCCCCGGGCGGCACGGTGTTGATCAAGGACTTCGACGCGTCCATGAAACGCCACAAGGTCTTTTCGAGGTATCATTGCCCGTCGCTGGACGAGCTGCTCGCCGCGTTCGCTGAGCTGGAAATCGTCCGGGCGGAAGTGGTCGAGACCCCTCAGCACGATCATGGCGAAGGCCGTGCGAGCAGCGACGAGCCGTGGACGGCTGCGTTTCTGCATGCGAGCAAGCCAAAGGCAGGGTAAGGCTTTGCTCAAGCGGAGGCGGTTCGATGCAATCGGTGCTGAACCAGCGCGGACCCTTGTCGTCGAGGGCTGCGCCACCCACCTTGGGAAGTCCCCGATGTAGTCTGGACGAGGTCACGCCGCCGACCCCGACTCCCCGACTCCCCCCGGAATCATTGGCAGGCGGTATGCGATTCGCCCGTCAGCGTCTCGCGGTCGGTGAGCGCGAGGCGAAGCTGCCGTAGCGCATACCGACAGGCTAGCCCGCTACGCGTGCTCGGCAGGCGGTATGCGATTCGAACGCATGACCTTTGGCTCCGGAGGCCAACGCTCTATCCAGCTGAGCTAACCGCCCTTGAGGGGGAGGGGTGTATCGCATCGGGCGATCGCGGGCAACCAGGGTGCTGGCGGTGACGGGTAAGCGATTGCGTCAGAGGCCGACGTCAACACCCACCCTAGCTCCCGCGAGCAGGCTGTGGGTTGCGGGGCCGGTTCCGCGGGCTGGCTGGAACTCGTAGCCCAGCCAAACAGCGCCATAGGGCATGAAGCCCTGCGTTCGCAGGGCGGTCAACCCACCGCCGAGTGC from Pseudomonadota bacterium carries:
- a CDS encoding SDR family oxidoreductase; protein product: MTSLENKVAVVTGGGTGIGRASAEALLADGAKVVVTGRREEPLKQFAAQHPEQISYLRADVARSGDAKKVIDSVIERHGRLDVLVNNAGIGFMKPLAETSDDEIGHLLSVNVAGLLAFSREALGALGKTGGSIINISSTIATAVMPAMVAYGGTKAAVEHITRLLAAEVGPQGIRVNAVAPGATETDMTRGAMSGEMRDAITSQTPLGRFGQPADIGSVVAWLAGPGAAWVTGQCVAASGGLML
- a CDS encoding AraC family transcriptional regulator; translation: MHERIERLLPHAETSHTEHGLTYLVDGWFRMEHGTEIKAEPGSITVVPAGAPHRPIEGRNVEYWLVAFCASCVQLDEGQLLMSPFRKVRRGALPVVVIPRSRRRRVRQLLRELRDECERNAPESRELVRSLLLLLLGEIRRAMTATQIAGPDGALVSQALEFVQQRCLDRISLKDVAAAVHRTPAHVASSVKKSTGYSVGEWINSGRVGEAANRLVHTDDTLDEIANRVGWRDKTHLIRQFRKVYGATPAAWRKRHRPSHAAPRAAGLK
- a CDS encoding class I SAM-dependent methyltransferase translates to MRSSKDRPIHSQSGLYSRGTVAASLNAMEHHHAHEFEWNDIYAGDGSDYQEPDPQIVEAVAALAPGRALDVGCGAGGLVVALLRRGWQVTGIDIAPKAIAATQAALDARQLQAELHVADAAVWQPPDRYDLITNSFALPDEKADQLELYRTIQAALAPGGTVLIKDFDASMKRHKVFSRYHCPSLDELLAAFAELEIVRAEVVETPQHDHGEGRASSDEPWTAAFLHASKPKAG